The Candidatus Thermoplasmatota archaeon DNA segment CAGGCGCTCGTGGCTCCAGCCGCAGACAGGCTGGCTAACGCAGCGGCCGAGGTCCTGGTCTCCAGAGGTGACATCGAGGCGAGAGGGTTCTCGGCATCGGACCTCAAGGTCGGCAAGTCAGCCGAATACGCAGACATCATAGACTGCATCATGGAGCGGACCGAGCGCACCGTGACCGTGTGAGGTGGAAAAATGCCAAAGACACTCACTATCCTGCTCAGGACCGGTTCCATGATGGCAATGGACGCGAATGTGGCGGTCGAACTAGCCAAGGCCGCCATGGCGAAAGGGTACAAGGTCAACCTGTTCGGCTACGGCGAGGGCGTCACGGCGGTGAAGAAAGGACAGAACCCGAAGAGGTTTCCAAACGTCGGAAAGGAACTGGAAGAGGCCCAGAAGGAAGGCGTCACCACTGCGATATGCGAGACTTGTTTCGCGGCCAGAGGCTTCGAGCGCGGAGAGGAGATACCAGGTGCCAAGGTCGGCAGCCTGACAAATGACTTTTTCAAGTTCGTGTCCGAGTCCGACAGGCTCGTGACCATTGCGAGGTGATCGAATGGCATCTTCAACTCTTGTGCTGATAACCAAGGCTCCATACGGCCTCGAGGATGCATTCGCCGGATTGAGACTTGGTCTCGCGATGAGTGTGAACGGCATGAAGACCTCGGTCATAATGCTCGAAGATGGCGTCTATAACGCGATCGGGAACCAGAAGCCTGAGGCCGTGCGGATGCCGTCCAACGTCGATGCCACCAAGGAGCTCTACGACTTCGATGTCCCAGTCTACGTAGTCAGGGAGGACCTGGCCGCAAGGGGGATTCCGGAATCGAAGCTCTTCGACGGGCTCAAGGTCGTTCCGGCGCAGAAGGCGAAGGAACTGCTCGCAGAGCACGAATTGATCACGACATTCTAATTTCTTGGGGAGGCTTTCCTCCCAGTCAATTCCTTTTATAGTTGCGTACACAATCACTTCGCGTGCATTTCGAGATCTTGGAACGGGACGGACTGGCCCGCATAGGCGTCATCGACATGGACGGTAAGAAGCACACGAGCCCGGTGCTGGCCCATATAGACACCGACCGCTACCCCGCGCCTGCTGGATCCCTCAGGCTGAAGCGCTCAGAAGAGGGAGGAAGGAGGGACCTGCTCATCAATCCTTCTGGCTTTGTGGAACCACGATCACCAGGGGAAAGACCCGCGGATCTCCATCCTGGATTCCGGGGGTCGCCATACGCAGATGCAACGCTAGAGGGCGGTCTAGCGGCAATCGAGGAAACCGCATCATCGCTTCTGGATTCCAGGAAGTTCGTCGACTCCATCTTGCGACTGAAGCATGGACAGAGACTGCTGCAGCCCGCCTTCTGCTCTGTCATGGGCCTCCCCAACAGGTTGGCATTCCTCTCATACTGCGGGTTCGACGTTTTCGACTCGCTCCCGCTGATAATGGCCGCCGAGAACGGCGGCTTCTTGACAGGGACAGGCATGCTCGACTATGGCAAGATCAAGGACCTTCCATGCTCCTGCCCTGCCTGCGCCTCAGGCAGGCGCGGGCGAGAAGAGCTCCTTCAGCACAATTACAGAACTGCCGAGATCGAGTTGAGACTGGTCAGGCACACCATATCGGAGGGACGGCTAAGGGAGCTGGTGGAGTCGAGGATCAGGAGCGACCCCTGGCTCGTGCAGAACTTGAGGCTACTCGACTTTGAGCACTACGACCTCCAAGAGCTGCACACGCCGATCAGGGGCGCACCTTTTCATGCGGGCTCGAAGGAGTCTCTCACACGGCCGGACATCGTCAGATGGAGGAGGCGGCTCGAGCAGAGGTTCAAGAAGCCAGCAGGGACGAAGGTCCTGCTCCTGATACCGTGTTCCGCCAGGAAGCCATATTCCCTATCACAGTCGCATGTCAGATTCAGACAGGCGATCTGGTCAAGCGGAAAGGCGGATTTCGTGCACGAGGTCATCGTCACTTCCCCGCTGGGCCTTGTGCCGAGGGAGCTAGAGCTTTTCTATCCGGCGCAGGACTACGACATACCAGTGACGGGGCACTGGGACCTGGACGAGAAGAGGATGGCGGAGGATATGGTCTCATGGCTCGTGTCCACACAGAAGTATGATCTCGTCATCTCCCATCTCGCAGATGAGAGGGAGCCCGTCAACTCCGTGCTCAAGGACTTCGTCGATACATCACTTGGTCATCCGGGATCGAAGGAGAGCCTGAAACGATTGGAGGACGAGCTGAGAGAACGCGTTTCGGACGCGACAATGAATCACCGCAGAGCGCGGGATCTCGAGGACATGCGGTCGCTTTGCAGGTTCCAGTTCGGCCAGGCTGGCGAAACTCTGTGCGACGATGCCAAGATAGTCGGTCGCTGGCCGAACCTGAAGATACTGAAAGGTCAGGAGCAACTGGGGATGCTGACGGGTGACCGCGGGATGATCTCTCTAACATTGGAGGGAGCCAAGGTGCTCGCCGCGTCCGGAACATACTCTGTTGAGATAGAGGACTTCAAACCCAAGGGCAACTTGTTCGCCGTCGGCGTGGAGAAGGTGAGTCCGGAGATTCGCATCGGAGACGACGTCGCTGTGGTGCACAAGGGTGATGTGAGAGCAGTAGGCGTTGCCACGATGAGCCCAGCGGAGATGGCGCTTGCGGATCGGGGAGAGGCCGTTCACATCAGGCATGCACTCTGAGACGCACTTTCCAGAGGCCAGACTACTTTCGCGCATCTCCTGATGTAAGGTTATTGACCTTCATTTCCACTAGAGGTCATTACAGGAAAGGTGACATGAATGGTGGATGCCGATCATTACAGCTGGGAAGAAGTCTACGACCTTCTAGGATGCGAGCCGGAGATCGAACCAGCAGCTGAATATTAACAAACATCCCGGATAGGTAGGATCACATGCTCCTCCTACCTATCACCCCATCTCTCTTTTTCTCTCATCCTTTTTCGCTTCTGACCCATGATGCTGATGAAGCCGCATCGGAATATTCCCAGAGCTATGATGAAGTTTGACGAGTTGTGCTGAACGTGATGCTCCTAGAGGAGACGGTGGTCTTTGGCTCACGAAAAACTTAAGACTGATAGTGAGTATCCCCGTCTGTCAGGAAATATGGGATGCGATGCTTCTGTGGTTCTGCAGGGCGTCTTCGAGAGCCATAGGCCTAGCACTATTCCTGTCTCAGGCGTGCCGATGAACCTGGACAAGCCCGAGGTGAGGGCGATGGACGCTAAGTCGGGTGGGTACACCACTCAACCTCAACCTAGCGGAAGCAAGGCCGTCGCGCGCGTGGTGGTCGTCGACGACCAGGACTTCATTAGGGAGCTCTACAAGGACTTCCTGGAATCAAAGGGTATCACGGTCTTCGCGGCAAGGGATGGAGATGAGGCAGTCCGTGTTTTCAAGTCCATGACAAACAGGCCTGACGCCATCATCATGGACCACAGGATGCCGGGTAAGGACGGCATAGAGACCACCAAGGAGATCCTCAGGATAGACCCTCGGGTCCCAATCATATTCTCTAGCGCAGATGAATCCGTAAGGGAGGATGCACTAGCAGCTGGAGCGGTCTCGTTCTGGGCGAAGCCGTTCCCAGTAAGCCTTCTCGTGAACGCGATGCTCGACATCGTGCAGGCCAGGAAGAGAACCTTCCAGTAGGCGATCAGGACATCCTGTACCTGAGCAATGCTGCAACTCCCCCGAGCGAATCCAATCTCCTGCCCGCTTCGTGCAGGGAACTCACGATCACGAACTCGCCCTTCGATCCCTCGACCATCCGAATAAGTCCGTCCGCAGCTGAGGACCTAACTTTCGTGTCAAGCACCAGCAAGACACTGACCGCTCCAGCCACAACTGCGGACTTGACGGATTCATCGCCATAGGCAAACATGCCGTTCTTGCCGATCTCGCTGAACAGCAGCTCCATGAGTCGAGTCTCCCTAGCGACCCTCGTCTCATCGAGCACTTTGCCCCCGATTCCTTGCTTCATGATCTCGTTGATGCCTGCCATCCCTGCCTGACCTGTGTGATGTATTACCATGGAGCTGGAGATACCGGGTGCTTTCTCTCGGAGCCGTTTTGCAAGCGCCTCCTTCACAAAACCAGGACCGAGGACAATCAGCGGTTCCCCGTGCATGACCATCTTCAACTTCTCCACGACCTCATCCAGGAACTCCAACTCATTCGGTTTAGAATCGTACATCTTCCCGCCGGGGTTGCGAGTGATGGTCGCAAATTCCTTGAGCCCGTACTCGCGCGCAGTCGCGATCACAGCGTCCGTGTCCTCTATGGCCACGAAGAACATGGACGGTTTCTCGGACATCTCGATCGCCCGCTTAATCCTGTCAAAGTGCTGAGGCTTCCAATCTGGTTTTATGATCGTCAATGGCTCCCCGACGGAGATCATTAGCGTGTGATGCTGTCCCATGTCCTGCGGGCCCTGCTCGATGGCCCCTAATATCCTGAGGACATCCTCGGATTCGTGGAATTCCACCTTCTGCACCCTGATTCCAAGCCGCATCCGTACCTTCTCGACCCTCTCCGCTCTGAGCTTGTCCGTCTTCTCCTCGCCCCGACGGTAAGTGCTCGCGAAGACGAGGTCTCTGTCATCCACTAGGTTATACAGATGCCAAAGATCGTCCAACGTCTCGGGGAACAGCTTGATCTCGTTGGTCCTGGTGTCCTGATGGAGAACCTTCATCCGTCTCTTTCGCACGCATTACTCTGGCCTGATATCAAAGCATCGTAGAGTCCCCAACTCGACCCGAGAAAGTTTATATTCTCATCCGGTCATGCTGAGTCAGTAGGTCAGATGGGAAGCTGGATTCAACATGGTCGAGTACTTGGCCCTTGAGGAGATTCTAGACGAGATCCGCTCTGTCCCTTCGATTTACGAAGCGACGGTCGTCTCGAGGAGCGGGATGCATATTGCCGGAGATGCCCCGAAGGGCGTCCATCTGGAGACATTCGTTGCCATGTCCGCAATCCTGCTTGGGGCAGCGGAGACGGCCACCGCCGAGCTCAAGGACAAGCTCCTGTATATCGCTGTGGAGCTCGCTAGGGGCAAGATGGTTCTTGTCAGTGCTGGTAGCAGGGCTCTGCTCGTCTTGACTGCGTCAAAGGATATGAAGACCAACGACCTAGCGGAGAAGGCAAAGGCGTTCGCCGCGAAGATCGATGACAAGATCTAGGCGTGAGTCAGAGTCTCTTGAAGTCCCCTCGAAGCCATTCTATCAGAGTCTCGATGGAATAGCGGGCGCCTTCCGATCGCGAACGGCTGCGTCCTCCGATCTGGGTCCGTCCTCTGCGAATACACTCGAGGACATCCTCCTCAGTCGATGCGGACTCGACAATGGTGAATGATTTCCCAACGCTCTCGATTTCGTGCGCGTCGCTGCCCGCTGTCACGGGCGATCTTTTCTTGTCGGCCATCCTTCGTGCAAGCGCGTTGTCTCGCCGGGACGATCCGCCGTTCAGGACCTCGATAGCATCGAACTTCGCCGCCTTCGCGGCTTTCAGGCCCATTCCGGATGGGAACCGCTTGGGGTGGGCGGCGACTGCGATCCCCCCAACGGAATGGATCTTCTCTATCGTGTCCGCTATCGGCAGTCCTTTGGGGATAGTATCAGCCACCCCATAGGCCAGAACGTGCCCTTCCATCGCAGAGATCTCGACCCCTCTGACGATGATGAATCCGGCCCTGGGTGCGAGGGCGAACGCCCTTAGAGAACCGCCGATGGCGTTGTGATCGGTTATCGCGATCCCGTCCAAGCCGTTTTTCACAGCGAATGCGATGATGTCCTCAGGTGTTGCCGTCCCGTCCCTGGAGAATGTCGAATGGATGTGAAGGTCGAGCTTCATCGTATCTTCGCACCGACCGGTATGTCCGAATCTAAGATGATCTTGACCTCGTCCGGCCCATGGAGGACGAGGGCCTTGTCACCCGATACGAAAGCGGCGTACTTCACGACAGGGTCGGGCTTGTCTACAGTGCACTTCAGCTTCCTCGAACCAAGATCCAGCATCGGGGGATCTCCAGCCGATACAATCCCAGCGCGGATATCGAGCTTCTGGAACTCCTTGAAGCTCACCTGCTTCTGCCCTGGCTCCATGCCACTCGATATCGGAGTGCCTGCCGCAAGGTCCTTCTCCGGGGTCAGGAGAGCGAGCTGCTTGCCCTCCTCGGCCGCCAGCAGCATCCCCTCCGATTTGACGCCTCTTATCGTCGCAGGTTCCAGGTTCGCCACGATGATCACGGTCTTCGTCTTCAGCTGGTCCGCGGTGTAGAACTCCTTGAGCCCGCTGACCATGGTGATTGGCTTGCCGATGTCGACCGTCATCAAGTAGAGCTTGTCTGCGTTTGGGTGAGGCTGGACGTCCAACACCTTTCCCACCTTGAGGTCCAGAGCCGCGAACTGCTGGAACCCGCCCGAGCTTGTCGCCTCGACCTTGGCGAACTGAGGCGATGGCTTCTCCATCTTCTCTCCCGCTTTGAGAGGAAGCTCGATGCCCTTCCATCCGACCTCCTCGATCGTAGCGTCCATCCTGAGCTGCTTCCATACGCTCTCGGAGGAGAACGGCATGAACGGGTGGGACATGACGGCCAAAGCCTTGCCGATGAGGAGGCTGACATGGAGCACCGTCCCGCACTTGACCTTGTTCGTGCCAACAAGGGACCACGGCGCAACGGAATCGAAGTACTGGTTTCCGAACTGCGCGAGATCCATGACGGCCTTGAGGGCCCTTCTGAACTCGCATCCGGACAACGCAGTCCTGACCTCCATGTCCGTTTCCGAAATCCTCGCAAGAGCGGCCTTGTCCCTTTCATCTAGGTCGGCCTTTGCGGGGATCTCGCCGTAGTTCTTGAAGGAGAAAGAGAGGGCTCTGTGAAGGAAGTTGCCGTAGGTCGCTACGAGTTCGTTGTTCACCCTGGTCGCGAGGTCGTCCCAGGAGAATTCGCTGTCCTTGGTCTCTGGCATATTCGCTGAAAGATAGTACCTTATCACATCGGGTTTGAACTTGGTCAGCATGTCCGGGATGTCAATGCTGACGCCCATGCTCTTGGAGAACTTCTGACCCTCAAGGGTCATAAACTGGTTCGCAGGCACATCGTACGGAAGGTTGAGACCGCCGTAGCCCAGGAGCATCGCGGGCCAGATGATGGTGTGAAAAACGATGTTGTCCTTACCGAGGAAATAATAGCTCTTGCACGAGCTGTCGGTCCAGTACTTCTTCCAATCGTCCGGCCTGTCCTCCAGCTTCGCCCACTCTCTGGTAGCCGACAGGTAGCCTATCACGGCGTCGAACCAGACATATATCCGCTTGCTCTCGAACCCCTTGACTGGCACGGGCACACCCCAGGAGATGTCCCGGGTGATTGGTCGATCAACAAGGCCCCCTTTTAGGACTTTCATGGTGAACATCCGCACATGCGGGCGCCAGTGGGCGCTCGCCTCAACGTATCTTACGAGCTCCTCGGAGAAGTCCGACAGCTTCAGGAAGAAATGCTCTGTCTCCTTGAGCTCGGGCGTGGAGCCACATATCTGGCATCTGGCATCTAGGAGCTCCTCCGCGTTCAGGTCCTTGCCGCAAGAGTCACACTGGTCTCCCCTCGCCCGCTCGTAGCTGCAGTGTGGGCACTTTCCCTCGACATACCTGTCCGGCAGGAATCGCCTGCAGTTGTCGCAGTAGAACTGCGGTGTCGACTTGCGCTCCAGATGGCCCTTCTCGAGGAGGCGGTTGAACATGTCCTGGGTGACGATCTCGTGGTTCCTTGTGTGGGTGCTCGTATAGAGGTCGAAACTGACCCCGAGGTCGGCGATCGCCTTCGCGTTGATTGCATGGTACCTGTTGGCGATGGTCTCGGGAGACACCTTCTCCTTGTCAGCGCTGACGGTGATAGGTGCCCCGTGCATGTCGGAGCCGGAGACCATGATGGTCTCGTTGCCGATCATGCGGTTGAACCGGACGAAGATGTCTGCTGGCATTAACGAACCGGCAACGTGACCGACGTGTATAGGCCCGTTGGCATAGGGCCAAGCGCAGCACACCAGTATCCTTGCCATTGTGACCAGCCGCCCATCATGGAATGTGGCACACTTAAATGTAGCGTGCTCCGTTGTTGTATGAAAGACAGCCAGACGAGGGAAATGAATATCAACGATGAGCGACATTATTCGTGCATGGCCCAGCTGGACATCGGCCGGCTAAGGGAGGATGTCGAGCCTTTCCAGAGCGAGCTCATGGAGGAGTTCTACCAGAACTACGCAGGCCTCAAGGACGACATGAGCACCGCGGCGATATACGACAAGTTCGCGCACTTGTTCTCAGAGGATGCACTGGGGGTCATTCAGGGCGCGATGGAGAGAATCGAAGGCTCGGATGACTCCCGATGGCTTCGTTATCTCAGGACCTTCTCCACGATGGGATACATGGACAGCGCCGTCAAGGCGCTCACCGACAAGGCCAACACCTTCGAGGCTAAGTCGGTCGTGGATGTCGGAGGAGAGAAGATACCGTACCGGTTCGTTCCGGTCAAGCTCAGGAACGAACCAAATCCCGAGAGGAGGCGCGAGCTCTTCGAAGCGAAACTCGTTCAGACTGACGAGCTGAACCTGGTACTGCACGAGCGCATGGCCACCGCCCATGACCTATCGGTCGTCCTTGGCTTCAAGAGCTATCGCGACCTGTGTCAAACCCTCAAAGGAGTAGACTACATGGCCCTCGAGGAGCAGATGGGGGAGATGCTCAGGAGGACCGAGAATCTGTACGTCGAAGTGATGGGAGAGCTTGTGGAAAGGCGCATTGGCGCACCGATCTCGGAGGCCTGGAGCTACGACATACCCTACGCGTTCAGGGGAGAGGAGTATGACAGGTTCTTCGACAAGGACAAGCTGGTGGCAGCGTTCAACGCTACCTTGAAGGGCCTGGGGCTTGACCCGGAGGAGACCCAGAACATACATCTGGACATCGAGGACAGGCCCAAGAAGACCCCGAGGGCGTTCTGCGCACCTGTGAGGGTGCCTGACGACGTCCGGCTTGTGATCCGACCTACTGGCGGATACAAGGACTATGACGCCTTCTTCCACGAAGGAGGGCACGCGTGGCACTTCGGATGCACCAAGAGGACCCATCCAGCAGAGTACAGGTACCTGGGAGACAACTCGGTCACTGAGGCTTTCGCGTTCGTGTTCAACTACCTGCCATCCGACAAGCTCTGGCTGAAGAAGACCCTTGGAATGGACGACACTGATGAGTATGTGAGGTTCACACTCGTCAACAAGCTCATGTTCCTTAGGAGATATGCGGCGAAGCTGATCTACGAGCTGAAGCTGCACGGCGCGAAGGTGTCCCCTGAGTTCCAGGATGTGTACAGGATTTGCCTTCAGAAATCGCTCAAGTTCAGGCACACGGGGAAGCACTATCTCGAGGACGTGGACGACGGGTTCTACTGCGCCGAGTACCTGAGAGCCTGGATACTAGACGGGCAGATCAGGGCGGCCCTGACCGACCAGTTCGGCGAGGACTGGTTTCAGAACGAGAAGGCAGGTGCGTTCCTGAGGGAGCTGTGGTCGTATGGACAGAAGTACACGGCTGACGAGCTCGTGAAGACCATCGGGTATGTCGACCTGGACATCGAGCCCTTGCTGCAGGAGATCGAGCGGGGCCTGAGGCAGTCCGGCTGATAGTTTTTTAAACGGTCCCTTCATTCTCCCGCACGATGAGGATAGCAGTCCTCCTGAAGGACCGTTGCCAGCCGAAGAAGTGCAGTCACGAGTGCATCCACTACTGTCCGCCAGTGAGGACGGGAGTGGATGCGATAGCAATGGGCGCCAAGGGCAAGCCCGTGATAGCTGAGGACCTGTGCGTAGGCTGCGGGATATGCGTTCACAAATGTCCTTTCGAGTCGATCAAGATCATAGGGCTTCCAAAGGAATTGGCCGGGGAGCTCGTCCATCAGTACGGCAAGAACTCCTTCCGCTTTTACAGGCTGCCCGTTCCCAGGAAAGGCCAGGTCATAGGGCTGCTGGGTCCGAACGGTATCGGGAAGACGACCGCGATGTCCATCCTCTCAGGCCAGATAGTTCCGAACCTGGGCGACTATGAGAAGCCAGGCGATTGGGTCAAGGTGCTCGAGAGATACTCCGGGACCGAGATACACGACTATTTCGAAGCTCTCTCGAAAGGGAAGCTAAAGACCGCCATGAAGCCGCAGTATGTGGACAAGCTCCCGGCGGTCCACAAGGGGCTCGTGAAGGATCTGCTCGGCAAGGTGGACGACCTCGGCAGGATGGCGGAGGTGGCCCAGAGGCTCGGGATCTCCGGCGTGCTTGCCCGAGATGTGAGCAAGCTGTCAGGCGGAGAACTGCAGAGGGTCGCACTGGCGGCCACCCTGTTGAAGGACGCCGACGTATACTTCTTCGACGAGCCGTCCTCCTACCTCGACATATACCAGAGGCTCGAGGTGGCTAAGGTCATCCAGGAGCTCAGCGAGCACAAGCAGGTGGTCGTGATAGAGCACGACCTGGCCGTGATGGACTTCCTGGCGGACCTCGTGCATATCATGTACGGTGACGAGGGAGCTTATGGTGTCATGGCCCAGCCGAGGGCCGTAAGAACCGCGATCAACGTATATCTCGACGGCTACCTACGCGAAGAGAACATCAGGTTCAGGGACACGCATATCGTATTCGAGAAACGGCCCCCGAGGAAAGACTGGCAGTCAGAGGTATTGATAAAGTTCCCAGCCCTTACGAAGAGGTTCAAGACGTTCACGCTGAAGGTCGGAGAGGGCGCGATCAAGAAGGGCGAGGTGGTGGGAGCCGTTGGCCCGAACGCAACCGGCAAGACCACATTCGTGAAGATGCTCGCGGGAGAGATCGAACCGACCACTGGCAAGGTCATGGGCGAGGTGTCCGTAAGCTACAAACCCCAGTACATCAAGCCCGAGTTCGAGGGTTCCGTGAGGGAGATGCTCGGATCCAGCATTGGCGGGGATTTCGAATCAGGCTTCTTCCAATCTGAGATCGCACACCCGCTCAATCTCAAGCATCTCATGGAGAAGGATGTGCAGACGCTCTCGGGAGGGGAGCTGCAGAGGGTTTCGATAGCTGAATGCCTCGGCAAGACAGCGGATATCTATCTGATAGACGAGCCGTCCGCGTACCTCGACTCGAACCAGAGGATGATCGCCTCGAAGACCATCAGACGGGCGATCGAGAAGATAGGCAAATCAGCACTGGTGGTCGACCACGATGTCTATATGATCGACCTCGTTTCAGATTCGCTCATGGTGTTCACTGGGGATCCTTCGGCCAAGGGTTTGGCGGAAGGGCCGATGGGCATGCGCAAGGGGATGAACCGATTCCTGAAGGACGTCCAGATAACTTTCAGGAGGGACCAGGACTCCAGCAGGCCGAGGATAAACAAGAAGGATTCGAGGCTTGACAGGGAACAGAAGTCGAAGGGCGAGTACTACTACGGCTGAGCGTTCCTACCATCGTTCCTGACCCTTCTCCAATAAAAGTAGCCGATCACGCCTGCAATGGTGATGAGTACAGCGTAGAGGTCGACGTTCCCAACGGTCTCCGCAAACCTGACCCACTCACCGAGTAGCAGGTAGCCCGCAACTGCCAGAACCGTGGTCCATATCAGAGCGCCCACGGTCGAGAATACGACGAAGTTCCTGACCCTCATCCTGCCTATGCCGGCGGGGAATGAGATGAACGACCTCACGCCAGGTATGGAGTGGCCGAGGAGAATGCCGACGTCGCCGTACTTCGCGAACCAACGCTCCGCAAGCCTGACGTCCTTCTCGCCGAGCATGATGTATCTTCCGTACTTAGTGATTAGGGGCCTTCCCACGCGGTATCCGATGTAGTACGCAACGGCATTCCCGAGCGCGGCACCGGCTGTCCCGACGAGGATCACCGGGAGGAGGCTCAGCTCGCCCTCTGCGGCAAGATATCCAGCGAAAGGTATGATGATCTCGCTCGGGATCGGCGTCAGAATCCCCTCAACGATCATCAGCATGAACACGCCCGGGTACCCGAGCTCACTGATAATCTCCAAGATCGTATCAGTGGCCCACCCGAGGAGGCTCATTGCGGACTGGCAACGCTATGGGTCTTCAAGAATCCTTCGGTGAACCCCATCGCTGGGGATCCTCGTTCTCACGGGATCGCCATTCTCTTCTGGACTCCTCACCGGGGATCGCACTGCCGAGACA contains these protein-coding regions:
- a CDS encoding DedA family protein; protein product: MSLLGWATDTILEIISELGYPGVFMLMIVEGILTPIPSEIIIPFAGYLAAEGELSLLPVILVGTAGAALGNAVAYYIGYRVGRPLITKYGRYIMLGEKDVRLAERWFAKYGDVGILLGHSIPGVRSFISFPAGIGRMRVRNFVVFSTVGALIWTTVLAVAGYLLLGEWVRFAETVGNVDLYAVLITIAGVIGYFYWRRVRNDGRNAQP
- a CDS encoding mRNA surveillance protein pelota; the protein is MKVLHQDTRTNEIKLFPETLDDLWHLYNLVDDRDLVFASTYRRGEEKTDKLRAERVEKVRMRLGIRVQKVEFHESEDVLRILGAIEQGPQDMGQHHTLMISVGEPLTIIKPDWKPQHFDRIKRAIEMSEKPSMFFVAIEDTDAVIATAREYGLKEFATITRNPGGKMYDSKPNELEFLDEVVEKLKMVMHGEPLIVLGPGFVKEALAKRLREKAPGISSSMVIHHTGQAGMAGINEIMKQGIGGKVLDETRVARETRLMELLFSEIGKNGMFAYGDESVKSAVVAGAVSVLLVLDTKVRSSAADGLIRMVEGSKGEFVIVSSLHEAGRRLDSLGGVAALLRYRMS
- a CDS encoding ribosome biogenesis/translation initiation ATPase RLI; amino-acid sequence: MRIAVLLKDRCQPKKCSHECIHYCPPVRTGVDAIAMGAKGKPVIAEDLCVGCGICVHKCPFESIKIIGLPKELAGELVHQYGKNSFRFYRLPVPRKGQVIGLLGPNGIGKTTAMSILSGQIVPNLGDYEKPGDWVKVLERYSGTEIHDYFEALSKGKLKTAMKPQYVDKLPAVHKGLVKDLLGKVDDLGRMAEVAQRLGISGVLARDVSKLSGGELQRVALAATLLKDADVYFFDEPSSYLDIYQRLEVAKVIQELSEHKQVVVIEHDLAVMDFLADLVHIMYGDEGAYGVMAQPRAVRTAINVYLDGYLREENIRFRDTHIVFEKRPPRKDWQSEVLIKFPALTKRFKTFTLKVGEGAIKKGEVVGAVGPNATGKTTFVKMLAGEIEPTTGKVMGEVSVSYKPQYIKPEFEGSVREMLGSSIGGDFESGFFQSEIAHPLNLKHLMEKDVQTLSGGELQRVSIAECLGKTADIYLIDEPSAYLDSNQRMIASKTIRRAIEKIGKSALVVDHDVYMIDLVSDSLMVFTGDPSAKGLAEGPMGMRKGMNRFLKDVQITFRRDQDSSRPRINKKDSRLDREQKSKGEYYYG
- a CDS encoding roadblock/LC7 domain-containing protein, whose amino-acid sequence is MVEYLALEEILDEIRSVPSIYEATVVSRSGMHIAGDAPKGVHLETFVAMSAILLGAAETATAELKDKLLYIAVELARGKMVLVSAGSRALLVLTASKDMKTNDLAEKAKAFAAKIDDKI
- a CDS encoding DsrE family protein — encoded protein: MASSTLVLITKAPYGLEDAFAGLRLGLAMSVNGMKTSVIMLEDGVYNAIGNQKPEAVRMPSNVDATKELYDFDVPVYVVREDLAARGIPESKLFDGLKVVPAQKAKELLAEHELITTF
- a CDS encoding CehA/McbA family metallohydrolase, yielding MKLDLHIHSTFSRDGTATPEDIIAFAVKNGLDGIAITDHNAIGGSLRAFALAPRAGFIIVRGVEISAMEGHVLAYGVADTIPKGLPIADTIEKIHSVGGIAVAAHPKRFPSGMGLKAAKAAKFDAIEVLNGGSSRRDNALARRMADKKRSPVTAGSDAHEIESVGKSFTIVESASTEEDVLECIRRGRTQIGGRSRSRSEGARYSIETLIEWLRGDFKRL
- a CDS encoding DsrE family protein, with the protein product MPKTLTILLRTGSMMAMDANVAVELAKAAMAKGYKVNLFGYGEGVTAVKKGQNPKRFPNVGKELEEAQKEGVTTAICETCFAARGFERGEEIPGAKVGSLTNDFFKFVSESDRLVTIAR
- a CDS encoding DUF5591 domain-containing protein, which produces MHFEILERDGLARIGVIDMDGKKHTSPVLAHIDTDRYPAPAGSLRLKRSEEGGRRDLLINPSGFVEPRSPGERPADLHPGFRGSPYADATLEGGLAAIEETASSLLDSRKFVDSILRLKHGQRLLQPAFCSVMGLPNRLAFLSYCGFDVFDSLPLIMAAENGGFLTGTGMLDYGKIKDLPCSCPACASGRRGREELLQHNYRTAEIELRLVRHTISEGRLRELVESRIRSDPWLVQNLRLLDFEHYDLQELHTPIRGAPFHAGSKESLTRPDIVRWRRRLEQRFKKPAGTKVLLLIPCSARKPYSLSQSHVRFRQAIWSSGKADFVHEVIVTSPLGLVPRELELFYPAQDYDIPVTGHWDLDEKRMAEDMVSWLVSTQKYDLVISHLADEREPVNSVLKDFVDTSLGHPGSKESLKRLEDELRERVSDATMNHRRARDLEDMRSLCRFQFGQAGETLCDDAKIVGRWPNLKILKGQEQLGMLTGDRGMISLTLEGAKVLAASGTYSVEIEDFKPKGNLFAVGVEKVSPEIRIGDDVAVVHKGDVRAVGVATMSPAEMALADRGEAVHIRHAL
- the metG gene encoding methionine--tRNA ligase, with the translated sequence MARILVCCAWPYANGPIHVGHVAGSLMPADIFVRFNRMIGNETIMVSGSDMHGAPITVSADKEKVSPETIANRYHAINAKAIADLGVSFDLYTSTHTRNHEIVTQDMFNRLLEKGHLERKSTPQFYCDNCRRFLPDRYVEGKCPHCSYERARGDQCDSCGKDLNAEELLDARCQICGSTPELKETEHFFLKLSDFSEELVRYVEASAHWRPHVRMFTMKVLKGGLVDRPITRDISWGVPVPVKGFESKRIYVWFDAVIGYLSATREWAKLEDRPDDWKKYWTDSSCKSYYFLGKDNIVFHTIIWPAMLLGYGGLNLPYDVPANQFMTLEGQKFSKSMGVSIDIPDMLTKFKPDVIRYYLSANMPETKDSEFSWDDLATRVNNELVATYGNFLHRALSFSFKNYGEIPAKADLDERDKAALARISETDMEVRTALSGCEFRRALKAVMDLAQFGNQYFDSVAPWSLVGTNKVKCGTVLHVSLLIGKALAVMSHPFMPFSSESVWKQLRMDATIEEVGWKGIELPLKAGEKMEKPSPQFAKVEATSSGGFQQFAALDLKVGKVLDVQPHPNADKLYLMTVDIGKPITMVSGLKEFYTADQLKTKTVIIVANLEPATIRGVKSEGMLLAAEEGKQLALLTPEKDLAAGTPISSGMEPGQKQVSFKEFQKLDIRAGIVSAGDPPMLDLGSRKLKCTVDKPDPVVKYAAFVSGDKALVLHGPDEVKIILDSDIPVGAKIR
- a CDS encoding response regulator; this translates as MNLDKPEVRAMDAKSGGYTTQPQPSGSKAVARVVVVDDQDFIRELYKDFLESKGITVFAARDGDEAVRVFKSMTNRPDAIIMDHRMPGKDGIETTKEILRIDPRVPIIFSSADESVREDALAAGAVSFWAKPFPVSLLVNAMLDIVQARKRTFQ